One segment of Strix aluco isolate bStrAlu1 chromosome 4, bStrAlu1.hap1, whole genome shotgun sequence DNA contains the following:
- the APELA gene encoding apelin receptor early endogenous ligand yields the protein MRLQPLLCIVFFLLASLLPADGQRPANLALRRKLHRHGCSHRRCMPLHSRVPFP from the exons ATGAGACTCCAACCGCTCCTTTGTATCGTGTTTTTTCTCCTGGCGAGTCTCCTCCCTGCCGACGGCCAGAGGCCAG CCAACCTGGCCCTGCGCAGGAAGCTCCACCGGCACGGCTGCTCCCACCGGCGCTGCATGCCGCTCCACTCCAGGGTGCCCTTCCCCTGA